The window AGAAGAAAATAAATTCTAATTGACTATATTTGAATAAAATAACACAAATGTATTCTGAAGAACACCTCTATTCTATCGCTCTGCGTGAATGCAATTTTATTGGTGACATTAATTTTTTCAAACTCGTACGTCGATTTGGAACAGCCGAAAATGTTTGGAAAACTCCTAAAAAAGAACTCAGCAAAACTGATGGAATTGGCACTAAAATCATTTCTGACATTGGAAATCCTGACCATTTGAAATTTGCTGAAAATGAAATTGCTTTTTGTGAGAAAAATTTCATAAAAATTAATTTACGACATCAGAATGACCTTCCGTTTTTATTGACTGAATGCGATGATGCTCCTGCAATACTATACCAGAAAGGAAATTTTGACACAAAACTGAAACCCATCAGCTTAGTCGGAACAAGAAATATAACAGCTTACGGCAAAAAGTTTATTGAAGATTTTTTTGAAGAATCGAAATCGCATCAATATATTTCTGTGAGCGGTTTGGCTTTGGGAGTCGACAAAGAAGTTCATGAGCAATCTTTACAGCATCAAATCCCTACGATTGGCGTCTTAGCACATGGCTTTCATACCTTCTACCCTTCAAAAAACAGAAAACTGTCAGAAAAAATTATTGAAGAAAACGGCGGATTATTGACCGAGTTTAATTCGTCAAGGAAACCAGACCGAGAAAATTTTATTCAAAGAAATAGAATTATTGCCGGAATTTCTCCTGCCACTATTGTCGTAGAAACTGCATTTGGTGGAGGCTCTATAAGTACAGCGACATTCGCAAACACTTATAATAGAGATATTTTTGCACTTCCCGGAAAAATTACCGATAAGTATAGCCAGGGATGCAATCATTTAATTTTTCAAAATAAAGCGACTGCAATTTCTACTATAAAAGACTTGATAGACTTGCTTGGATTTAATAATCCTAAAGAAAAAATGGAAGAACTTTTCCCTCACAGCAAAATCACCATTCAATTATCTGAAAATCAAGAATTAATATATAGAAACATCTCCGAAAATCCACACATCTCTCTGGATG is drawn from Chryseobacterium muglaense and contains these coding sequences:
- the dprA gene encoding DNA-processing protein DprA, translating into MYSEEHLYSIALRECNFIGDINFFKLVRRFGTAENVWKTPKKELSKTDGIGTKIISDIGNPDHLKFAENEIAFCEKNFIKINLRHQNDLPFLLTECDDAPAILYQKGNFDTKLKPISLVGTRNITAYGKKFIEDFFEESKSHQYISVSGLALGVDKEVHEQSLQHQIPTIGVLAHGFHTFYPSKNRKLSEKIIEENGGLLTEFNSSRKPDRENFIQRNRIIAGISPATIVVETAFGGGSISTATFANTYNRDIFALPGKITDKYSQGCNHLIFQNKATAISTIKDLIDLLGFNNPKEKMEELFPHSKITIQLSENQELIYRNISENPHISLDDLSEKISVPAHKLLPIILELELLGKVKSFSGRQFIVI